The Mytilus trossulus isolate FHL-02 chromosome 3, PNRI_Mtr1.1.1.hap1, whole genome shotgun sequence genome contains a region encoding:
- the LOC134709725 gene encoding uncharacterized protein LOC134709725 — MLRSLSICAVFLIHGANSYECEKSAETCETSLLVSHRLTMMHKRVAVYSAAGRLYKYDVTNANESNPLPINDVITADGWEDSRLVVVANDTLPGPPIIVYEGQTIIVHVTNHLKSEEVTIHWHGITQKGSPYMDGVPFLTQCPISPGQTFVYRFVASHKGTYWYHSHVGAQRAKGLIGALIVREKSSLDMKEHIMTIQEWNHDFDADLEDAKMVFGFYENRKKFQSSQSLDGQFFSNIKAQSGLINGRGRYYTDENSHNEAPLEVFTVEQGQQYRFRVIAAGQLFPWSISVDNHPLTMVATDGFDIEPQMADAFIINAGERYDFVITANQTVENYYIRAKTLEINRNTTAEAILQYHGADQNVQPTSVPRQCTADNRCVVVNCFFLYYPEDYFTDCLPIGSLKLKSDTDPAPPVHQGKFKEYFLNFAFPGKKYFPSTINGRRFIFPTKNVLADPEDANFPCDKADCGEQKHCSCTHSLSINRGDTVQMIFLNMGQGTGWAHPIHMHGHTFYVLKMGYAKYDNKTGLKVEGNSDIDCRGGTDRANSWCNNATWSNTAWANGNVPGLELLKPVRKDTIIVPSGGYVITRIKADNPGVWFLHCHIELHANDGMAMLINESFPHHPSPPAGFPNCHSYTDNEPPSSATTTLSSMTSKFPFNQEPRITVDDFYTKKNFWIVVGSLCGVIFLQLCIVVYKCSDSSRMREQKYNMNGKSNPNFNN; from the exons ATGTTGAGGTCTCTCTCCATTTGTGCAGTCTTTTTAATTCATGGTGCTAACAGTTATGAATGTGAAAAGTCAGCTGAAACATGTGAAACATCTCTATTGGTATCTCATCGTCTGACAATGATGCATAAAAGAGTCGCTGTATACTCAGCAGCAGGGAGGCTGTATAAATACGACGTGACTAATGCAAATGAATCAAACCCTTTACCCATAAATGATGTTATTACAGCAGATGGGTGGGAGGATTCTCGTTTGGTTGTTGTGGCGAACGATACATTACCGGGTCCGCCTATTATTGTATACGAAGGGCAAACAATCATTGTTCACGTTACAAATCACCTTAAGTCGGAAGAGGTTACAATTCATTGGCATGGAATCACTCAAAAGGGAAGTCCGTATATGGATGGAGTACCCTTTTTAACACAGTGCCCAATATCGCCTGGCCAAACGTTTGTCTACAGATTTGTTGCATCACATAAAGGAACTTACTGGTATCATTCTCACGTTGGGGCCCAAAGAGCAAAGGGATTGATTGGTGCCTTGATTGTCCGTGAGAAATCAAGTTTGGATATGAAGGAACATATAATGACTATACAGGAATGGAATCATGACTTCGATGCAGATTTGGAAGATGCAAAAATGGTATTTGGATTttatgaaaacagaaaaaaatttcaaagctCTCAGTCACTTGACGGTCAATTTTTTAGTAATATAAAAGCGCAAAGTGGTCTTATTAATGGACGCGGAAGATATTATACTGATGAAAATAGTCATAATGAGGCTCCACTTGAGGTGTTCACGGTAGAACAAGGCCAACAGTACCGGTTCCGGGTGATAGCAGCAGGACAGTTATTTCCTTGGTCTATTTCTGTAGATAACCACCCGTTAACAATGGTAGCAACCGACGGGTTTGATATTGAACCACAGATGGCAGATGCATTTATTATAAATGCCGGAGAACGATACGATTTCGTCATTACTGCTAACCAAACAGTGGAGAACTATTACATTAGAGCCAAAACTCTCGAAATAAACCGCAACACGACAGCGGAAGCTATACTTCAGTATCATGGCGCCGATCAAAATGTCCAACCTACGTCTGTTCCTCGGCAGTGTACAGCTGACAATCGATGTGTTGTTGTAAATTGTTTCTTTCTATATTACCCAGAAGACTATTTTACCGATTGTTTACCTATTGGTAGTTTGAAACTAAAATCTGATACTGACCCGGCTCCACCTGTGCatcaaggaaaattcaaagaatattttttaaactttgctTTTCCCGGAAAGAAGTATTTTCCTAGTACTATCAATGGAAGAAGGTTTATATTcccaacaaaaaatgttttggcTGATCCTGAAGATGCCAACTTTCCTTGTGATAAAGCAGATTGTGGCGAACAAAAACATTGTTCTTGTACGCATTCTTTATCTATTAACCGTGGTGATACAGTCCAAATGATTTTTCTAAATATGGGACAGGGAACTGGCTGGGCTCATCCAATTCATATGCATGGGCATACGTTTTATGTCCTTAAAATGGGATATGCTAAATATGATAACAAAACAGGATTAAAAGTAGAGGGAAATTCTGATATCGATTGTAGAGGAGGAACTGATCGTGCCAATAGTTGGTGCAACAATGCTACATGGAGTAATACCGCGTGGGCTAACGGAAATGTGCCAGGATTGGAATTACTTAAGCCAGTAAGGAAGGATACAATTATTGTTCCAAGTGGAGGTTATGTTATAACTCGTATAAAAGCTGATAATCCTGGCGTTTGGTTCTTACATTGTCACATTGAACTTCACGCAAATGATGGAATGGCCATGCTTATTAATGAATCGTTTCCTCATCACCCATCACCGCCCGCGGGATTTCCTAATTGCCATAGTTATACTGACAACGAACCACCATCATCTGCAACAACAACCCTTTCATCAATGACATCCAAATTTCCTTTTAACCAAGAACCGAGAATCACTGTTGATG ATTTTTACACTAAGAAGAATTTCTGGATTGTAGTTGGTAGTTTGTGTGGAGTTATATTTCTACAACTGTGTATTGTTGTATACAAATGTAGTGATTCATCGAGGATGCgagaacaaaaatacaatatgaatGGGAAATCTAATCCAAACTTCAACAATTAA
- the LOC134709726 gene encoding uncharacterized protein LOC134709726, which translates to MLRFLSICAVFLIHGANSYECEKSAETCETSLLVSHRLTMMHKKVAVYSAEGRLYKYDVINVNESNPIPINDVITADGWEDSRLVVVANGTLPGPPIIVYEGQTIIVHVTNHLKSEEVTIHWHGITQKGSPYMDGVPFLTQCPISPGQTFVYRFVASLKGTYWYHSHVGTQRAKGLIGALIVRERTSLEMKEHIMTIQEWNHDFDADLEDAKMVFGFYENRKKFQSSQSLDGQFFSNIKAQSGLINGRGRYYSNENSHNEAPLEVFTVEQGQQYRFRVIAAGQLFPWSISVDNHPLTMVATDGFDIEPQIANAFVINAGERYDFVITANQTVENYYIRAKTLEINRNTTAEAILQYHGANQNAQPTSVPRQCTADDRCVVVNCFFPYYPEDYFTDCLPIGSLKLKSDTDPAPPVHQGKFKEYFLNFAFPGIKSFPSTINGRRFVFPTKNVLADPDYANFPCEEADCGEQKHCFCTHSLSINHGDTVQMIFLNMGQGTGWAHPIHMHGHTFYVLKMGYANHNNRTGLKLEGNYDIDCRGGTDRANSWCNNATWSNPAWANGNVPGLELLKPVRKDTIIVPSGGYVITRIKADNPGVWFLHCHIQLHANDGMAMLINESFPHHPSPPTGFPNCHSYTDNEPPPSTTTTPSLTTSKFPINQETGTTNGDFYTKQNFWIVVGTLCGVIFLQLCIVVYSCSDSSRKRASKYDINGKSNPNFSY; encoded by the coding sequence ATGTTGAGGTTTCTCTCCATTTGTGCAGTCTTTTTAATTCATGGTGCTAACAGTTATGAATGTGAAAAGTCAGCTGAAACATGTGAAACATCTTTATTGGTATCTCATCGTCTGACAATGATGCATAAGAAGGTCGCTGTATACTCAGCAGAAGGGAGGCTGTATAAATACGACGTGATTAATGTAAATGAATCAAACCCTATACCCATAAATGATGTTATTACAGCAGATGGATGGGAGGATTCTCGTTTGGTTGTTGTGGCGAACGGTACATTACCAGGTCCGCCTATTATTGTATACGAAGGGCAAACAATCATTGTTCACGTAACAAATCACCTTAAATCGGAAGAGGTTACAATTCATTGGCATGGAATCACTCAAAAGGGAAGTCCGTATATGGATGGAGTACCCTTTTTAACACAGTGCCCAATATCGCCTGGCCAAACGTTTGTCTACAGATTTGTTGCATCACTCAAAGGAACTTACTGGTATCATTCTCACGTTGGGACTCAAAGAGCAAAGGGATTGATTGGTGCGTTGATTGTTCGTGAGAGAACAAGTTTGGAAATGAAGGAACATATAATGACTATACAGGAATGGAATCATGACTTTGACGCAGATTTGGAAGATGCAAAAATGGTGTTTGGATTttatgaaaacagaaaaaaattccaAAGCTCTCAGTCACTTGACGGTCAATTTTTTAGTAATATAAAAGCGCAAAGTGGTCTTATTAATGGACGTGGAAGATATTATTCTAATGAAAATAGTCATAATGAGGCTCCACTTGAGGTGTTCACGGTAGAACAAGGCCAACAGTACCGGTTCCGGGTAATAGCAGCAGGACAGTTATTTCCTTGGTCTATTTCTGTAGATAACCACCCGTTAACAATGGTAGCCACCGACGGGTTTGATATTGAACCACAGATAGCAAATGCATTTGTTATAAATGCCGGAGAACGATACGATTTCGTCATTACTGCTAACCAAACCGTGGAGAACTATTACATTAGAGCTAAAACTCTCGAAATAAACCGCAACACGACAGCGGAAGCTATACTTCAGTATCATGGCGCCAATCAAAATGCCCAACCAACGTCTGTTCCTCGGCAGTGTACAGCTGATGACCGATGTGTTGTTGTAAATTGTTTCTTTCCATATTACCCAGAAGACTATTTTACCGATTGTTTACCTATTGGTAGTTTAAAACTAAAATCTGATACTGACCCGGCTCCACCTGTTCatcaaggaaaattcaaagaatattttttaaactttgctTTTCCCGGAATTAAGTCTTTTCCTAGTACTATCAATGGACGAAGGTTCGTATTTCCAACAAAGAATGTTTTGGCTGATCCTGATTATGCCAACTTTCCATGTGAGGAAGCAGATTGTGGCGAACagaaacattgtttttgtacgCATTCTTTATCTATAAATCATGGTGATACAGTCCAAATGATTTTTCTAAATATGGGACAGGGAACTGGCTGGGCCCATCCAATTCATATGCATGGGCATACGTTTTATGTCCTTAAAATGGGATATGCTAACCATAACAACAGAACAGGATTAAAACTAGAGGGAAATTATGATATCGATTGTAGAGGAGGAACTGATCGTGCCAACAGTTGGTGCAACAATGCTACATGGAGTAATCCAGCATGGGCTAACGGAAATGTGCCAGGATTGGAATTACTTAAGCCAGTAAGGAAGGATACAATAATTGTTCCAAGTGGAGGTTATGTGATAACCCGTATAAAAGCAGATAATCCTGGGGTTTGGTTCTTACATTGTCATATTCAACTTCATGCGAATGATGGAATGGCCATGCTTATTAATGAATCGTTTCCTCATCACCCTTCACCACCCACGGGATTTCCTAATTGTCATAGTTATACTGACAACGAACCACCACCATCTACAACAACAACCCCTTCATTAACGACATCCAAATTTCCCATCAATCAAGAAACAGGAACGACTAATGGTG